Proteins encoded within one genomic window of Geotalea daltonii FRC-32:
- a CDS encoding DUF1573 domain-containing protein: MKKLSLLTICLVLLFFTTAHTSSQLVVPESSFNFGTLVQGEKLHHTFSIKNNGDSPLSILRVVPSCGCTAANVSSPVIQPGKSGEIKIVFDSTNFTGKVTKNIAIETNDPKASTYTLSLNGTIIEEVQITPRQLNLGQIKAGNSTKSNVTLINRGNRPLKIISVKAQIPQITAEIKKQQLKSGESATIEITVTPKATDRILSGYLTITTDSPKKGEIVIPVYGSPTR, encoded by the coding sequence ATGAAAAAGCTCTCTCTTCTCACAATCTGCCTCGTGCTATTATTTTTCACAACAGCCCATACCTCATCACAACTTGTTGTTCCTGAATCGAGTTTCAATTTCGGCACCCTTGTCCAGGGAGAAAAGCTGCATCATACGTTTTCCATCAAAAACAACGGCGACTCCCCTTTGTCAATTCTGCGAGTGGTTCCTTCATGCGGTTGCACAGCTGCAAATGTCTCATCACCGGTCATCCAACCGGGCAAAAGCGGCGAGATCAAGATTGTGTTCGATTCGACGAACTTCACGGGCAAAGTGACAAAAAACATTGCCATTGAAACAAACGATCCGAAAGCTTCTACCTATACATTGAGCCTCAACGGAACCATCATTGAGGAAGTCCAGATCACCCCCCGGCAGTTGAATCTGGGGCAGATAAAAGCAGGGAATTCCACAAAATCGAATGTAACCCTGATCAACAGAGGAAACAGACCTCTAAAAATAATATCGGTAAAAGCGCAGATACCTCAAATAACAGCCGAAATAAAAAAACAGCAGCTCAAATCGGGTGAGTCCGCTACCATTGAGATTACCGTCACGCCTAAAGCTACCGATAGGATCCTGAGCGGATATCTGACCATCACCACCGACAGCCCGAAAAAGGGCGAGATTGTCATTCCTGTTTACGGTTCGCCGACACGATAA
- a CDS encoding kelch repeat-containing protein, producing the protein MPRSSKVESSHRFIWLRGALLALLTLLAVMPGGAIGGEGIWNPAASLATSRYQHTATLLPNGKILVAGGYRSSWPYAVASAELYDPVTNRWSPAGSMSIERRYHTATLLPNGKVLVVGGNDNTNTHSTAELYDPATNSWSAAASMSSIRQMHTATLLADGKILVVGGHGNGDLSSAEIYDPAANSWSAAGSLATARRVHTATLLPNGKVLVAGGGNNSTQFYNAELYDPATNSWSSAGSLATARADHTAMLLPNGKVLVAGGYASLGDQFLSSSEIYDPGTNSWSAGGTLATGRAYHTATLLPNGRLLVTGGHNYTNFHISNAEQYDPASNSWSAAGSLATPRYQHTATLLASGKVITVGGTSTSGEIASAESYDSSVAGWTPANSLATGRLGHSATPMTNGMVLVAGGEQSGSVFATVELYNPGNNSWTAAASMANPRSGHRAILLPNGKVLVVGGRSNPNSGYLSSAELYDPATSSWGGAGSMAVARSLSTVTLLANGKVLVAGGGNDADEPPTAAELYDPATNSWSPAGSLVLGRYNHTATLLPSGKVMIAAGNWEYVPTSEYASLSSVEIYDPVINQWSTAGTMATSRARHSATLLPTGKVLIAGGTHYQGGYFYDQTSSELYDPATDTWSAAGSLSVARIDHTATLLSDGTILAVGGYGSDVGEYLASTESFDPASNSWKAAGSLASGRAGNSATLLPNGSVLITGGVGFVGMGNGVLASAEIFNRGLGFTESRRPVISGISNNSGNLLFTGIGFRGDSEGSGGSTSSSPSDYPLVQLQRVQEGQQAFVLINPATNWSATSVAINGGAISHLVNGTYLATVHVNGVPSVASFLSLSLDPNTSVTPAGLIMGNVYVGETAINTVTLSNTGTRELRIASTVITGADAGMFARGAGGTCGATLAIGATCTMEIAFTPPVAGSRTASLEVISDNPTGIRVSLTGTGILPQYLLTLSMNGTGSGTVSGTTSTDPPILSFSTSASQSLVSGTTVTLNATPAAGAAFTGWSGDCTGTGSCNLTMSEAKSITATFTLDSTPSVTTANPAGGSYSSTQLVALTSNEPATIYYTIDGSEPTTGSTVYSGPITISSSATLKYFAIDGAGNRETTQSQTYQISGQSSGWSVRASLPYGLSRAFSAVADGKIFILGGTPATASIISFDPAASSWSTRPSLTTPVFGGAAVARGSTIYLMGGLDGQFNYLNSVIAYDTINGTSTPVGSLIYSRARMNAVLFNNKIYVVGGSNAETTIEEYDLAGNSSRVAGTLPEPTLLAGVAAYGDRIIIAGGGTGNTKTWSFDPATGSFTVLASLPSTAEARNLIVNNDRLYLVESWGYDNINHIYEYNISANTWSIATSVPTFRNVPMVEALNGLLYVMGGDDATGSKANEAWTLSSGWTVNSVNPYRSDMIDWPASQHGTVTAGTNIKIGSLYYYVTESDVPSWSGSGYVRAALSDCDQITGLPIGPANMIGSQGRPITYDTNPPSVTATPAGGTYAGPLTVTLTTDKPGTIYYTTDGTEPTSYSPAYSGPLYITASTTLKFFARDAVNSEPVQTQVYSITLAEQGIINTVAGNGVAGFTGDGGIAVGSSLNYPEDAAVDLDGNIYIADSANNRIRRVDKASGSIATIAGNGLAEFSGDGGPAYMAGLNRPFAVALDTSGNIYISDNLNYRVRKIDLASFIITTVAGNGTSGATGDGGLATAASLGDIRGLAVDTAGNIYIADSGSNGIRKVEKTTGIITTIATGNHPEGVTLDRAGNLYYAETWGNVIVRIDKATSTKSIVAGNGMGGYSGDGGPATQASLYAPHRIVLDGNGNIYISDTFNHRIRKVNSATGLISTLAGTGTAGYSGDGGAATAAMIASPRGISIGSNGTIFFADSSSRVRTISGGTSDTNPPDTTATPPGGTYQAPQWVTLSANEPATIYYTVDGTFPTPASPVYGGPIYVGSSMTLQYFARDAAGNQEPVKSEYFTIKQDQYISFPVIDARTYGDAPFTLGATASSGLAISYTSDNLAVATVSDNTITIVGAGTVNITATQWGDYYYNSASPVIQTLTVYKSPATVALGNLSATYDGTAKTVSATTSPSGLSVTFTYNGAGTVPVAAGTYAVVGAISSANYQGSATGTMIIAPAATSISISQSSPNPSTYGQPVTISATVAPVGASGKVRFSNGIGWAEEVDVNPASGSASLSAAMIPAGVNTITAQYTGDNNHLQSPVSTGVTQIVNKANQTISFAAIASKIAGGPEFTLNATATSTLPVSFISSDPAVAQVSGNTVTIAGPGTVTIIASQWGDSNYNAANAVTQSFTVLPVEQGIKLIDNGADSYFTTFSAAYNGITSGIGTSIRLPITTLTEILVFDKNHELIILGGYDPIGGTYSGVTTIQGSITIQNGTVIIAEPLSIS; encoded by the coding sequence ATGCCACGGTCTAGTAAAGTGGAATCCAGTCATCGCTTTATCTGGTTGCGGGGGGCACTGCTTGCTCTGTTGACACTTTTGGCAGTGATGCCGGGCGGAGCTATTGGCGGTGAAGGGATCTGGAACCCGGCTGCTTCACTGGCAACCTCACGCTACCAGCACACGGCAACTCTACTTCCCAATGGCAAGATCCTGGTGGCTGGGGGCTATCGATCTTCCTGGCCTTATGCTGTTGCCTCAGCAGAATTGTACGACCCTGTCACCAACAGGTGGAGCCCGGCGGGCTCCATGTCCATAGAACGCCGCTATCACACTGCCACGCTCCTGCCGAACGGAAAGGTCCTCGTCGTCGGCGGAAATGATAACACCAACACCCACTCCACCGCCGAGTTGTACGATCCTGCCACGAATAGCTGGAGCGCTGCGGCCTCCATGTCTTCCATACGTCAGATGCATACAGCCACTCTGCTTGCCGATGGCAAAATTCTGGTTGTTGGCGGTCATGGCAATGGAGATCTGTCCAGTGCCGAAATCTACGATCCGGCAGCTAATAGCTGGAGCGCCGCCGGATCACTCGCCACTGCGCGCCGCGTTCACACCGCAACGCTGCTCCCCAACGGCAAGGTGCTGGTGGCGGGTGGTGGCAATAACAGTACCCAGTTTTACAATGCAGAGCTTTACGACCCTGCTACGAACAGCTGGAGTTCTGCCGGTTCACTGGCGACTGCACGCGCCGACCACACAGCAATGCTCCTCCCAAACGGCAAGGTACTAGTGGCGGGTGGCTATGCCAGTCTCGGCGACCAGTTCCTCAGCAGCAGCGAGATCTATGATCCGGGCACCAACAGTTGGAGTGCCGGCGGAACATTGGCAACCGGAAGAGCCTATCATACCGCTACCCTGCTTCCCAACGGAAGACTGCTGGTGACCGGAGGACATAATTACACCAATTTCCATATCAGTAATGCCGAGCAGTATGATCCAGCCAGCAACAGCTGGAGTGCAGCCGGCTCCCTGGCAACGCCACGCTATCAGCATACGGCAACTTTGCTTGCCAGTGGCAAGGTGATCACGGTGGGAGGAACGTCGACCAGCGGAGAAATCGCCAGCGCAGAATCATACGATTCATCTGTCGCCGGCTGGACGCCCGCCAATTCGTTGGCGACAGGACGACTCGGCCATTCTGCAACACCCATGACAAACGGCATGGTCCTGGTGGCGGGGGGAGAGCAGTCTGGCAGCGTATTTGCGACAGTCGAGCTGTATAATCCGGGGAACAACAGCTGGACAGCCGCCGCTTCCATGGCAAATCCCCGCTCCGGTCATCGTGCAATTCTCCTTCCCAACGGCAAGGTTCTGGTTGTCGGAGGACGCAGCAACCCAAACAGCGGTTATCTATCCAGTGCCGAGCTCTATGACCCTGCCACCAGCAGCTGGGGCGGAGCAGGAAGCATGGCTGTTGCCCGTTCGTTGTCCACGGTGACCCTTCTTGCCAACGGTAAGGTGCTGGTCGCCGGGGGGGGCAATGATGCCGATGAACCGCCAACGGCGGCAGAATTGTATGACCCGGCTACCAACAGCTGGAGTCCGGCAGGTTCGCTGGTGTTGGGCCGCTACAACCATACCGCCACGCTGCTTCCATCCGGCAAGGTAATGATAGCAGCGGGGAACTGGGAATACGTTCCCACAAGCGAGTATGCCTCTCTGTCCAGTGTCGAGATCTACGATCCGGTCATCAACCAGTGGAGCACTGCCGGCACCATGGCAACGTCACGTGCTCGTCATTCCGCAACGCTTTTGCCAACCGGCAAGGTCCTCATTGCCGGGGGTACCCATTACCAGGGAGGGTATTTCTACGACCAGACAAGTTCCGAACTCTACGACCCGGCCACCGATACCTGGAGTGCCGCAGGTTCCCTGTCTGTTGCGCGCATAGATCATACTGCGACGCTGCTCTCTGACGGCACCATTCTTGCCGTGGGAGGGTACGGCAGCGACGTGGGTGAATACCTCGCCAGTACCGAGTCTTTCGATCCGGCCAGCAACAGCTGGAAAGCTGCTGGTTCCCTGGCGTCAGGCCGTGCAGGCAACTCGGCGACACTGCTGCCGAATGGTTCGGTGCTGATCACCGGGGGGGTCGGTTTCGTCGGCATGGGCAACGGCGTTCTTGCCAGTGCCGAGATTTTTAACCGGGGCCTCGGTTTCACCGAGAGCCGCCGTCCGGTCATCTCCGGCATCAGCAATAATTCCGGCAATCTCCTCTTTACCGGCATCGGCTTCCGTGGCGACTCTGAAGGCTCTGGTGGCTCCACCAGCAGCTCGCCAAGCGATTATCCGCTGGTGCAGCTGCAGCGGGTCCAGGAGGGGCAGCAGGCCTTTGTGCTCATAAATCCTGCCACCAACTGGTCGGCAACTTCAGTTGCCATCAACGGTGGAGCCATTTCCCACCTGGTGAACGGCACCTATCTGGCAACTGTCCATGTCAACGGTGTCCCCAGCGTCGCGTCCTTCTTGTCCCTCAGTCTTGACCCGAACACATCGGTCACCCCGGCCGGGCTAATCATGGGTAATGTTTATGTGGGGGAAACGGCGATAAATACAGTTACCCTGTCCAATACCGGGACACGGGAACTGCGGATAGCCTCTACCGTCATAACTGGCGCCGATGCCGGCATGTTCGCCAGGGGGGCAGGGGGGACCTGCGGCGCAACATTGGCCATTGGCGCCACCTGCACCATGGAAATAGCTTTCACCCCGCCGGTCGCCGGCAGCAGGACCGCTTCTCTGGAGGTGATATCCGATAATCCCACAGGGATTAGGGTTTCCCTCACCGGTACCGGAATTCTGCCCCAGTACCTTCTTACCCTCAGCATGAACGGCACCGGTTCCGGCACGGTCAGCGGCACGACCTCGACCGATCCACCAATCTTGTCATTCTCCACCAGTGCCAGCCAGTCACTGGTATCGGGAACCACGGTTACCCTTAATGCCACCCCTGCTGCAGGTGCGGCATTCACCGGCTGGAGCGGTGACTGTACCGGTACCGGCTCCTGCAACCTGACCATGAGCGAGGCAAAGAGCATCACTGCAACTTTCACCCTTGACAGTACCCCCTCCGTCACCACCGCCAATCCTGCAGGGGGGAGCTATTCCTCGACCCAACTGGTAGCACTGACCAGCAATGAACCGGCAACCATCTACTATACCATCGACGGTTCCGAGCCGACTACCGGGTCTACCGTCTACTCCGGGCCGATCACCATCTCCAGTTCAGCCACCCTCAAGTATTTCGCCATCGATGGAGCGGGAAATCGGGAAACAACCCAATCCCAGACCTATCAGATTTCCGGTCAAAGCTCCGGCTGGTCGGTCAGAGCGTCACTCCCCTATGGGCTGTCACGCGCCTTTTCCGCGGTGGCAGACGGCAAGATCTTTATTCTCGGGGGGACGCCGGCCACCGCATCGATCATCAGTTTCGACCCTGCTGCAAGCAGCTGGAGCACGCGGCCTTCGTTGACCACTCCCGTTTTCGGCGGCGCAGCGGTAGCACGGGGATCGACCATATACCTCATGGGCGGCTTGGATGGGCAGTTCAACTACCTGAACAGCGTTATCGCCTACGACACCATTAATGGAACAAGTACCCCGGTGGGTTCGCTCATCTATTCGCGGGCCCGGATGAATGCCGTGCTGTTCAACAACAAGATCTACGTGGTAGGCGGCAGCAATGCGGAAACCACCATTGAGGAATATGACCTGGCCGGCAACTCCAGCAGGGTGGCGGGAACCCTGCCGGAGCCGACCCTTCTTGCCGGGGTGGCGGCATACGGGGACAGGATCATCATTGCCGGAGGGGGGACGGGCAATACCAAGACCTGGTCCTTCGATCCGGCAACCGGGAGCTTCACCGTTCTTGCCTCCCTCCCTTCAACCGCCGAAGCGCGGAATCTCATCGTCAACAATGACCGGTTATACCTGGTGGAGAGCTGGGGCTATGACAACATCAATCATATCTATGAATACAACATCAGCGCCAACACCTGGAGCATAGCCACCAGTGTCCCGACCTTCCGTAATGTCCCCATGGTGGAGGCGCTGAATGGCCTCCTCTATGTCATGGGGGGAGACGACGCAACCGGCTCCAAGGCCAACGAGGCATGGACCTTGAGCAGCGGCTGGACAGTCAACAGTGTCAACCCTTACCGGTCCGACATGATCGACTGGCCAGCCTCACAGCATGGAACGGTTACCGCCGGAACCAACATCAAAATAGGGTCCCTCTATTACTACGTCACCGAATCGGATGTGCCAAGCTGGAGCGGGTCGGGCTATGTCAGGGCTGCTCTTTCCGATTGCGACCAGATTACCGGGCTTCCGATCGGTCCCGCCAACATGATTGGTTCCCAGGGAAGACCGATAACCTATGATACCAATCCCCCGTCAGTAACAGCGACTCCTGCAGGCGGCACCTATGCGGGGCCGCTGACCGTCACCCTGACCACCGACAAACCAGGGACCATCTATTACACCACCGACGGTACTGAGCCGACCTCTTATTCACCCGCTTACTCCGGGCCTCTGTACATTACCGCATCCACCACGCTCAAATTTTTCGCCCGCGATGCTGTGAATAGCGAACCGGTCCAGACGCAAGTTTATTCAATTACTTTGGCAGAGCAGGGTATCATCAACACTGTGGCTGGGAACGGCGTGGCGGGATTTACCGGAGACGGGGGCATCGCTGTCGGATCATCCCTGAACTACCCGGAAGATGCTGCTGTCGATCTCGATGGCAATATATATATCGCGGACTCTGCAAATAATCGCATCAGAAGAGTGGATAAGGCCAGCGGGAGCATCGCCACCATAGCAGGAAACGGCCTTGCAGAATTCAGCGGCGACGGAGGACCCGCTTACATGGCCGGACTTAACCGGCCATTCGCCGTAGCATTGGACACCAGCGGAAACATCTACATAAGCGACAACCTGAATTACCGGGTCAGGAAAATAGACTTGGCTTCCTTTATCATAACCACGGTTGCCGGTAACGGGACCAGCGGTGCTACCGGCGACGGGGGGCTCGCTACTGCTGCATCCCTGGGGGATATACGCGGCCTGGCCGTTGACACGGCAGGGAATATCTACATTGCCGATAGCGGAAGCAACGGCATCAGGAAAGTAGAAAAGACAACCGGCATCATTACCACCATAGCTACCGGCAATCATCCGGAAGGTGTCACCCTGGACAGGGCCGGTAACCTGTATTATGCGGAAACGTGGGGCAACGTAATTGTCAGAATAGACAAGGCAACATCAACAAAAAGCATCGTGGCGGGTAATGGTATGGGCGGTTATTCGGGTGATGGGGGCCCAGCTACCCAGGCGAGCCTTTATGCTCCCCACCGCATCGTCCTGGATGGCAATGGAAATATCTATATAAGCGATACATTCAACCATCGTATCCGAAAGGTGAACAGTGCAACGGGACTTATATCAACCCTGGCCGGAACAGGGACAGCCGGTTATTCGGGAGACGGAGGTGCCGCCACTGCTGCCATGATTGCCAGTCCGCGAGGCATTTCCATTGGCTCAAACGGCACCATCTTTTTTGCCGATTCATCCAGCCGTGTGCGCACAATATCAGGCGGAACAAGCGACACCAACCCCCCGGACACCACAGCCACGCCGCCCGGTGGCACATACCAGGCACCCCAATGGGTTACCCTGAGCGCCAACGAACCGGCAACCATTTATTACACAGTTGACGGCACGTTCCCGACCCCCGCCTCACCGGTCTATGGCGGGCCGATTTACGTTGGAAGCTCGATGACCCTGCAATATTTTGCCAGGGATGCAGCCGGAAACCAGGAGCCGGTAAAGAGCGAATACTTCACCATCAAGCAAGATCAGTACATCAGCTTTCCAGTAATCGATGCCAGGACTTACGGCGATGCGCCATTCACCCTTGGCGCCACGGCCAGCAGCGGGCTGGCTATCAGCTACACCAGCGACAACCTGGCCGTGGCCACGGTCAGTGACAATACCATCACTATTGTCGGTGCCGGTACCGTAAACATCACGGCAACACAGTGGGGAGATTACTATTACAACTCCGCTTCGCCTGTAATACAAACCTTGACAGTCTACAAGTCACCGGCAACTGTAGCCCTTGGCAATCTCAGCGCCACCTATGACGGCACTGCAAAAACAGTTTCGGCGACAACAAGCCCCTCCGGGCTGTCAGTGACCTTTACCTATAACGGTGCCGGCACCGTTCCCGTTGCAGCCGGCACCTATGCCGTCGTCGGCGCCATCAGTAGCGCCAACTACCAAGGGAGTGCCACCGGGACCATGATTATTGCCCCGGCGGCAACAAGCATCAGCATTAGTCAATCAAGTCCCAACCCTTCCACCTATGGCCAGCCGGTTACCATATCGGCAACGGTTGCTCCGGTGGGGGCTAGCGGCAAGGTGCGGTTCAGCAATGGTATCGGATGGGCAGAGGAGGTCGATGTCAATCCTGCCAGCGGCAGTGCATCACTATCCGCCGCGATGATACCGGCGGGAGTGAATACCATAACAGCCCAGTACACGGGTGACAACAATCATCTCCAGAGTCCGGTTTCCACCGGAGTGACTCAGATCGTCAACAAAGCTAACCAGACCATCAGCTTTGCGGCCATAGCAAGCAAAATTGCCGGTGGCCCGGAGTTCACCCTCAACGCAACAGCAACCAGCACACTGCCGGTCAGCTTCATCAGCAGCGACCCGGCAGTTGCCCAGGTAAGCGGCAACACAGTGACAATCGCTGGTCCCGGCACGGTCACCATCATTGCCAGTCAGTGGGGGGACAGCAACTACAATGCGGCGAATGCGGTTACCCAATCTTTTACCGTGCTTCCTGTGGAGCAGGGCATCAAGCTGATTGACAATGGGGCCGACTCATATTTCACCACATTCTCAGCTGCCTACAACGGCATAACAAGCGGCATCGGCACTTCAATCCGGTTGCCGATAACCACGCTGACCGAAATCCTTGTGTTCGACAAAAATCATGAGCTGATTATTCTGGGGGGATATGATCCGATTGGGGGAACGTATTCTGGTGTAACAACAATCCAAGGGAGTATCACGATTCAGAATGGGACAGTTATCATCGCTGAGCCATTAAGCATAAGTTGA
- a CDS encoding MBL fold metallo-hydrolase, whose translation MISKIALFLLLTVTVCLSATPSSAAIDGSPAGYSRSYAIEKLAENVFAAIAQPRGKAASNAVIVVTGTHVILIGSHFVPDGITELMEEVGKITSAPLTTVILTHHHRGYNYVDYDFPPDIEIITSWQTWQTLKEGYRELKNSIMFFDKSLTLRHGKSVIVASNLGRGHGDGDVIVYLPEEKVLFTSDLFFNDVIGYMGDGYLREWVLNLEMLEGLDARHVVPGLGKVTDSESIGKFRVFFTDFTTEVLRYLEKKKTLEQTKKNFRLPKYESLPGYREFFNQNIERAYRQLKEQ comes from the coding sequence GTGATCAGCAAAATAGCTCTTTTTCTTCTTCTGACGGTAACCGTCTGTTTGAGTGCCACGCCGTCGTCCGCTGCCATAGACGGCAGCCCTGCCGGGTACTCCAGAAGCTATGCTATCGAAAAGCTGGCTGAAAATGTTTTTGCTGCCATTGCTCAACCCAGGGGAAAGGCCGCAAGTAACGCCGTTATTGTTGTTACCGGCACACATGTTATCCTCATCGGGTCCCATTTCGTGCCGGATGGCATCACTGAACTGATGGAAGAGGTCGGCAAAATAACCTCTGCACCGCTGACCACTGTAATCCTCACCCACCACCATCGAGGTTACAATTATGTTGACTATGATTTCCCTCCCGACATTGAGATCATCACTTCATGGCAGACATGGCAGACCCTGAAGGAAGGGTATCGGGAGCTGAAGAATTCGATCATGTTTTTTGACAAGAGCCTTACCCTGCGGCACGGCAAAAGCGTCATCGTTGCCAGCAATCTGGGACGCGGCCATGGGGACGGAGATGTGATAGTCTATCTGCCGGAGGAAAAGGTGCTGTTCACTTCAGACCTTTTTTTCAATGACGTGATCGGTTACATGGGGGATGGTTATCTGCGGGAATGGGTGCTTAACCTGGAGATGCTGGAGGGGCTGGATGCCAGGCATGTGGTCCCTGGACTGGGAAAGGTGACGGACAGCGAGTCAATCGGAAAATTTCGTGTTTTTTTTACGGACTTTACCACGGAAGTGTTGCGCTATCTGGAAAAGAAGAAGACTCTGGAGCAGACGAAGAAGAATTTCCGTCTGCCAAAGTATGAATCTCTCCCTGGTTACAGGGAATTTTTCAATCAGAACATTGAGCGTGCCTACAGGCAGTTGAAGGAACAGTAG
- the hpt gene encoding hypoxanthine phosphoribosyltransferase — MTCSLYSAIEERKKCKGEAGLWMNGPSNGDLLYSKKQIAGEIRRLAREITIAYAGEELILVVVLKGAFFFAADLARQIQLPLILEFVKLSSYRDMNSTGDVTMTKDVETSLTGKNVLIVEDIVDTGLSLAFLRERLLARGPKSLKICALIDKKERRKIEVKTDFTGLECPGGFLVGYGLDLNEKLRELPAIYELNE; from the coding sequence TTGACCTGTTCTCTCTATTCTGCTATAGAGGAGCGTAAAAAATGTAAGGGTGAAGCGGGGTTATGGATGAACGGGCCCTCTAATGGAGACTTGTTATATTCAAAAAAACAGATCGCCGGGGAAATCAGGAGACTGGCACGGGAAATCACCATTGCCTATGCAGGGGAAGAATTGATTCTGGTGGTGGTGTTGAAAGGAGCTTTTTTCTTTGCAGCAGACCTTGCCCGCCAGATACAATTGCCACTCATCCTCGAATTCGTCAAACTCTCCAGCTATAGGGACATGAACTCTACCGGAGACGTGACAATGACAAAGGATGTGGAGACGTCGCTAACCGGCAAGAATGTACTTATTGTGGAAGATATTGTGGACACTGGCTTATCCCTTGCATTCCTCAGGGAGCGGTTGTTGGCAAGGGGACCGAAAAGTCTGAAGATATGTGCCCTGATTGATAAGAAAGAGCGTCGAAAAATCGAGGTTAAAACCGATTTTACTGGTCTTGAGTGTCCAGGGGGCTTCCTCGTAGGATACGGTTTGGATCTGAACGAAAAATTAAGAGAGTTGCCGGCTATTTATGAATTGAATGAATAG